The Salvia miltiorrhiza cultivar Shanhuang (shh) chromosome 1, IMPLAD_Smil_shh, whole genome shotgun sequence genome has a window encoding:
- the LOC131004465 gene encoding probable arabinosyltransferase ARAD1: MHATKMSRNLGLLLLLIFLIPTALVVISSLNMLRPNAASHFIDEATKCSTNNHRILKVFMYNLPPVFHFGLLGWKGNGHTLWPDLRRRHIPQYPGGLNLQHSVEYWLTLDILSSQFSKNLSGRSAVRVGDSRQADVVFVPFFASISYNRFGKNQKRSKKSADDMLQEKLVHFLVAQEEWKRSGGRDHIIVAHHPNSLLYARMKLWPAIFILADLGRYPPSLANVDKDVIAPYNHLIPAGHQDSGFHGRPTLLYFQGAVYRKDGGTIRQELFYMLRDEKDVHFTFGSIKGDGINQASKGMHASKFCLNIAGDTPSSNRLFDAIASHCVPVIISDDIELPFEDILDYTEFCVFVSTADALRDKFLINFIRGISKEEWSRMWRALKQVEHYFEFQYPSQKNDAVQMIWQAISRKIPATKRKVNRASRLSRMAVAGERRAIAAPLPRNFW; encoded by the exons ATGCATGCAACCAAAATGTCAAGAAATCTAGGGCTCCTCCTCCTCCTAATATTCTTGATCCCAACAGCACTTGTCGTAATCTCTTCCCTAAACATGCTACGACCAAACGCCGCCTCTCATTTCATCGACGAAGCAACAAAATGCAGCACCAATAACCACCGAATCCTCAAGGTGTTCATGTACAACCTGCCCCCCGTCTTCCACTTCGGCCTATTGGGATGGAAAGGCAACGGCCACACCCTCTGGCCCGACCTCCGCCGCCGCCACATACCCCAATACCCCGGCGGCCTAAACCTGCAGCACAGCGTTGAATACTGGCTCACTCTCGACATCTTGAGCTCCCAATTCTCCAAGAATTTAAGCGGCCGCAGCGCTGTCAGAGTCGGCGATTCGCGCCAAGCCGACGTTGTTTTCGTCCCGTTTTTCGCCTCCATTAGCTACAACCGCTTCGGCAAGAACCAGAAGCGGAGCAAGAAGAGCGCCGACGATATGTTGCAGGAGAAGCTGGTGCACTTCTTGGTAGCTCAGGAGGAGTGGAAGAGGTCTGGTGGGAGAGATCACATCATCGTTGCTCATCATCCTAATAGTCTGCTCTATGCAAGAATGAAGCTCTGGCCTGCCATTTTCATCCTCGCAGATCTCGGCAGATATCCTCCCTCCCTTGCTAATGTTGACAAGGATGTCATCGCCCCTTACAACCATCTCATTCCGGCCGGCCACCAGGACTCCGGCTTCCACGGCCGCCCCACCTTGCTGTATTTTCAAGGAGCTGTGTATAGGAAAGAT GGTGGAACGATTAGGCAAGAGCTCTTTTACATGTTGAGAGATGAAAAAGATGTGCATTTCACTTTTGGGAGCATAAAGGGTGATGGGATTAACCAGGCTTCAAAAGGGATGCACGCCTCGAAATTCTGCCTCAACATAGCCGGCGACACGCCCTCATCCAACCGCCTCTTCGACGCCATTGCTAGCCACTGTGTGCCGGTGATCATCAGCGACGACATCGAGCTGCCGTTCGAAGACATTCTCGATTACACCGAGTTCTGCGTCTTTGTCTCCACAGCAGATGCTTTGAGAGACAAATTTCTCATCAATTTCATTAGAGGCATCAGTAAAGAGGAGTGGAGTAGGATGTGGAGAGCGCTCAAACAAGTGGAGCATTACTTCGAGTTTCAGTATCCGTCGCAGAAGAACGATGCCGTTCAGATGATATGGCAGGCCATCTCCAGGAAGATTCCGGCCACCAAGAGGAAAGTTAACCGGGCGAGCCGGCTTTCTCGAATGGCTGTTGCCGGAGAGAGGAGGGCCATTGCGGCCCCTCTGCCGAGAAATTTTTGGTGA
- the LOC131004577 gene encoding NADH--cytochrome b5 reductase 1-like, whose translation MDFLATSEGQLVVGVAVGLVAIAAAYFLFSSKKPKVCLDAENFKEFKLVKKTQLSHNVAKFRFALPTPTSVLGLPIGQHISCRGKDSQGEEVIKPYTPTTLDSDVGYFELVIKMYPQGRMSHHFREMKEGDYLAVKGPKGRFRYQPGQVRAFGMLAGGSGITPMFQVARAILENPSDRTKVHLIYANVTSDDILLKDEIDGLAKNYPDQFKVYYVLNQPPEVWNGGVGFVSKEMIQEHCPPPASDIKILRCGPPPMNKAMAAHLEALKYSAEMQFQF comes from the exons ATGGATTTCCTGGCGACATCTGAAGGCCAACTAGTAGTTGGAGTTGCCGTCGGTCTCGTAGCTATTGCTGCTGCCTACTTCTTGTTTTCCTCCAAGAAGCCTAAAG TGTGCTTGGATGCCGAGAATTTCAAGGAATTTAAGCTTGTGAAGAAAACACAACTCAGCCATAACGTGGCTAAGTTCAGATTTGCTCTTCCTACGCCTACTTCTGTATTGGGTCTTCCTATTGGACAACACATAAGCTGCAG GGGTAAGGATAGTCAAGGTGAAGAGGTCATTAAACCATACACTCCAACTACTTTGGATTCTGATGTTGGATACTTTGAATTAGTTATCAAG ATGTATCCACAAGGGAGAATGTCTCATCATTTTAGAGAAATGAAGGAAGGTGATTATTTGGCTGTTAAAGGACCAAAG GGCCGCTTTAGGTATCAACCAGGCCAAGTGAGAGCATTTGGTATGCTTGCTGGAGGCTCTGGGATTACACCAATGTTCCAG GTTGCCAGAGCAATCCTGGAGAACCCCAGTGACAGAACAAAGGTGCATCTGATTTATGCTAATGTTACGTCTGATGACATTCTACTAAAG GATGAAATCGATGGTCTTGCCAAAAACTATCCAGACCAGTTCAAAGTTTACTATGTGCTCAATCAG CCTCCTGAAGTATGGAATGGCGGGGTTGGTTTTGTGTCGAAGGAAATGATTCAGGAGCACTGCCCTCCTCCAGCCTCCGACATTAAG ATTCTGAGATGTGGTCCGCCTCCAATGAACAAGGCCATGGCTGCTCATCTTGAGGCACTTAAATACTCAGCTGAGATGCAGTTCCAGTTCTAA
- the LOC131004523 gene encoding replication factor C subunit 3, producing the protein MLWVDKYRPKTLDKVLVHEDIAQNLKKLVTEQDCPHLLFYGPSGSGKKTLIMALLRQIFGPGADKVKVENKNWRVDAGSRAIDVELTTVSSTHHVELNPSDAGFQDRYVVQEIIKEMAKNRPIDTKGKKGFKVLVLNEVDKLSREAQHSLRRTMEKYSASCRLILCCNSSSKVTEAIRSRCLNLRINAPTEGEITTVLEFIGKKEALQLPPGFADRIAHQSNRSLRRAILLFETCRVQQYPFAPNQAIPPMDWEEYVSEIASSIFKEQSPKRLFEVRGKLYELLVNCIPPEIILKRLLHELLKKLDSELKHEISHWAAYYEHRLRLGQKAIFHLEAFVAKFMSIYKGFLIETFG; encoded by the exons ATGTTGTGGGTGGATAAATATCGTCCCAAAACCCTAGACAAGGTTCTGGTCCACGAAGATATTGCCCAAAATCTCAAGAAACTG GTGACTGAGCAGGATTGTCCCCATCTGCTATTCTATGGACCATCCGGGTCGGGTAAGAAAACCCTAATTATGGCCCTTCTCAGACAAATATTTGGTCCTGGAGCTGACAAG GTTAAAGTGGAAAACAAAAACTGGAGAGTTGAT GCTGGTTCAAGAGCAATTGATGTAGAGCTTACTACAGTATCAAGCACGCATCATGTTGAACTGAATCCTAGTGATGCAGGATTTCAAGATCGGTATGTGGTTCAAGAGATAATTAAGGAAATGGCGAAGAACCGACCAATTGACACCAAGGGAAAGAAGGGTTTCAAAG TTCTCGTGTTGAATGAGGTTGACAAACTCTCAAGGGAAGCGCAGCACTCTCTACGAAGAACAATGGAGAAATATAGTGCATCCTGTCGGCTAATTCTCTGCTGTAATAGCTCTTCTAAGGTCACTGAAGCCATCCGCTCTCGTTGTCTGAACTTGCGCATAAATGCACCAACAGAAGGAGAG ATCACAACGGTGTTGGAATTTATTGGCAAGAAGGAAGCATTGCAACTCCCACCTGGATTTGCTGATCGAATAGCTCATCAATCTAATCGAAGCCTAAGGAGGGCAATACTATTATTTGAGACTTGTCGTGTCCAACA GTATCCTTTTGCACCCAACCAGGCAATACCACCTATGGATTGGGAGGAATATGTTTCGGAAATAGCATCAAGCATATTTAAGGAGCAGAGTCCTAAAAG GTTGTTTGAGGTCCGTGGAAAGCTATACGAGTTACTTGTTAATTGTATCCCTCCAGAAATCATTTTAAAG AGATTGCTTCATGAATTGCTGAAGAAATTGGACTCTGAGCTAAAGCATGAGATCTCTCATTGGGCAGCTTATTAT GAACATAGATTGCGTCTTGGACAGAAAGCAATATTCCACCTTGAAG CATTTGTAGCCAAGTTCATGAGCATCTACAAGGGTTTCCTCATTGAGACATTCGGCTGA
- the LOC131004629 gene encoding LOB domain-containing protein 20-like, translating into MDVPPQDDGTSDSRRKGPGKRSAEAPPPNAPCGACKFLRRKCISGCIFAPHFASDQGAARFAAVHKVFGASNVSKLLLHIPPNRRHDAVVTISYEAQARLSDPVYGCVSTIIALQQQVASLQAELSVVQTQLMNSRYVMANAFQNSPQQQQICYSNTSSASNNLISMHSFSPNFGETNSFEPMHEDHEEEEETHDPAVVAFANNIFQ; encoded by the exons ATGGATGTGCCGCCTCAAGACGACGGCACGTCCGACAGCCGCCGCAAGGGCCCCGGAAAGAGGAGCGCCGAGGCCCCTCCGCCCAACGCGCCATGCGGCGCCTGCAAATTCCTCAGAAGGAAGTGCATCAGCGGCTGCATATTTGCCCCTCATTTCGCCTCCGACCAGGGAGCCGCCCGCTTCGCCGCGGTTCACAAGGTCTTCGGCGCCAGCAACGTCTCCAAGCTCTTGCTGCACATCCCGCCCAACCGCCGCCACGATGCCGTCGTCACCATTTCCTACGAGGCTCAGGCCAGGCTCTCCGACCCCGTCTATGGTTGCGTCTCCACCATTATTGCGCTGCAGCAGcag GTGGCATCACTTCAAGCAGAGCTATCAGTGGTGCAAACTCAGCTAATGAACAGCAGATATGTGATGGCAAATGCATTTCAAAATTCaccacagcagcagcagatttGTTATTCCAACACTTCTTCGGCTTCGAACAACCTAATTAGCATGCATAGTTTCAGCCCTAACTTTGGGGAAACAAACAGTTTTGAGCCCATGCATGAAGATCACGAAGAGGAGGAAGAGACCCATGATCCTGCAGTTGTTGCATTTGCTAATAACATTTTTCaatga